A single window of Colletes latitarsis isolate SP2378_abdomen chromosome 11, iyColLati1, whole genome shotgun sequence DNA harbors:
- the LOC143348005 gene encoding uncharacterized protein LOC143348005 isoform X2, protein MPKMQVVHFSWVLIWCLISVLPVTLAEYNITLSHDGPVVLGGTITFKVDIYEENGERPSGTFRYKWRDNAMFPSHEYETGDTSNTTTYWTVSYPRGNYSVGVYQVEVIVRMWYITWWRIVTSTRTSFYVTEFLNGDIDIIQPNKTLESTYVSSASEANMTITLREGDMDYLKKATTVSIFWFIDCKYYGQTNELTFPYNFTDPDTSHVLEALVVASYESPTTTISPPTTTMSSITTVPSVATIINNTILNTTTEGVATTMASNTNVYMKSILTRTPIPANTTQNTSIADINAYLPYICSNSSIIPPDPNKTYGHFTKRINVRAPITNIMVEGTNWIQPWDMLYLNVTCKGSGPFYKCLQFHREKYNVTGNETCVNGIRLHSCNFSIRHFFLEPSVYTILIIMNNDVNKQIYPLTINIYKVLTKPQLSVIVVPVTCSLAAVVLIVFGFAYYVQSRARFTVEVADFDFGQNNPEMEYKTFTERLRGSFNNAIRPGNNRINVRLPYYGSMNH, encoded by the exons ATGCCCAAAATGCAAGTAGTGCATTTTTCTTGGGTTCTTATTTGGTGTCTTATATCTGTGCTCCCAG TTACTCTTGCTGAATATAATATCACATTGTCCCATGATGGCCCAGTAGTATTAGGCGGAACGATAACATTTAAAGTTGATATTTACGAAGAAAATGGTGAAAGACCATCGGGAACTTTTAGGTATAAATGGAGAGACAATGCAATGTTTCCTTCTCATGAATATGAG ACAGGAGACACATCAAACACGACAACATATTGGACTGTAAGTTATCCACGTGGAAATTATAGCGTCGGTGTATATCAAGTTGAAGTAATTGTTCGCATGTGGTATATAACATGGTGGCGGATTGTTACCAGTACTCGGACTAGTTTTTATGTTACTG AGTTCCTTAATGGTGATATTGATATTATACAACCTAATAAGACATTGGAAAGTACTTATGTTTCCTCCGCATCTGAAGCAAATATGACAATAACTTTGCGCGAAGGAGATATGGATTATTTGAAGAAAGCAACAACAGTATCCATATTTTGGTTTATAGACTGCAAATACTATGGGCAGACAAACGAATTAACTTTCCCTTATAATTTTACCGATCCTGACACATCACATGTTCTGGAAGCTTTAGTAGTTGCATCGTATGAGTCTCCAACAACAACTATTTCTCCTCCCACAACAACCATGTCTTCTATTACAACTGTTCCGTCTGTTGCAactataataaataatactatATTAAATACAACTACAGAAGGTGTAGCAACTACTATGGCATCTAATACTAATGTATATATGAAATCAATATTAACAAGAACGCCAATACCGGCCAATACTACACAAAACACTAGCATTGCAGACATAAATGCCTATTTACCTTACATCTGTTCAAATTCCTCAATAATTCCTCCAGATCCTAATAAAACTTACGGTCATTTTACGAAAAGAATTAACGTTCGTG caCCTATAACGAATATAATGGTAGAGGGTACGAATTGGATTCAGCCATGGGATATGCTATATCTTAATGTAACCTGTAAAGGTTCCGGACCTTTTTACAAGTGCCTCCAATTTCATCGTGAAAAATACAATGTTACAGGGAATGAAACGTGCGTCAATGGAATTCGCCTTCATTCTTGTAATTTTTCTATCAGACACTTTTTTTTGGAGCCCAGTGTGTAcacaatattaattataatgAATAACGATGTCAACAAGCAAATCTATCCTttgacaataaatatttataaag TACTAACGAAACCACAATTGTCGGTAATTGTTGTGCCCGTTACTTGTTCGCTCGCTGCTGTGGTACTCATTGTCTTTGGCTTTGCTTATTACGTACAAAGCAGAGCAAGATTTACGGTAGAAGTTGCAGATTTTGACTTTGGTCAGAATAATCCAGAGATGGAGTATAAAACATTTACAGAACGATTGCGAGGCTCGTTCAATAACGCCATAAGACCAGGAAACAATCGGATAAATGTACGCCTGCCCTATTATGGCAGCATGAATCACTAA
- the LOC143348005 gene encoding uncharacterized protein LOC143348005 isoform X1, translating into MPKMQVVHFSWVLIWCLISVLPVTLAEYNITLSHDGPVVLGGTITFKVDIYEENGERPSGTFRYKWRDNAMFPSHEYETGDTSNTTTYWTVSYPRGNYSVGVYQVEVIVRMWYITWWRIVTSTRTSFYVTEFLNGDIDIIQPNKTLESTYVSSASEANMTITLREGDMDYLKKATTVSIFWFIDCKYYGQTNELTFPYNFTDPDTSHVLEALVVASYESPTTTISPPTTTMSSITTVPSVATIINNTILNTTTEGVATTMASNTNVYMKSILTRTPIPANTTQNTSIADINAYLPYICSNSSIIPPDPNKTYGHFTKRINVRAPITNIMVEGTNWIQPWDMLYLNVTCKGSGPFYKCLQFHREKYNVTGNETCVNGIRLHSCNFSIRHFFLEPSVYTILIIMNNDVNKQIYPLTINIYKVLTKPQLSVIVVPVTCSLAAVVLIVFGFAYYVQSRARFTVEVADFDFGQNNPEMEYKTFTERLRGSFNNAIRPGNNRINGYKHISNPETLQ; encoded by the exons ATGCCCAAAATGCAAGTAGTGCATTTTTCTTGGGTTCTTATTTGGTGTCTTATATCTGTGCTCCCAG TTACTCTTGCTGAATATAATATCACATTGTCCCATGATGGCCCAGTAGTATTAGGCGGAACGATAACATTTAAAGTTGATATTTACGAAGAAAATGGTGAAAGACCATCGGGAACTTTTAGGTATAAATGGAGAGACAATGCAATGTTTCCTTCTCATGAATATGAG ACAGGAGACACATCAAACACGACAACATATTGGACTGTAAGTTATCCACGTGGAAATTATAGCGTCGGTGTATATCAAGTTGAAGTAATTGTTCGCATGTGGTATATAACATGGTGGCGGATTGTTACCAGTACTCGGACTAGTTTTTATGTTACTG AGTTCCTTAATGGTGATATTGATATTATACAACCTAATAAGACATTGGAAAGTACTTATGTTTCCTCCGCATCTGAAGCAAATATGACAATAACTTTGCGCGAAGGAGATATGGATTATTTGAAGAAAGCAACAACAGTATCCATATTTTGGTTTATAGACTGCAAATACTATGGGCAGACAAACGAATTAACTTTCCCTTATAATTTTACCGATCCTGACACATCACATGTTCTGGAAGCTTTAGTAGTTGCATCGTATGAGTCTCCAACAACAACTATTTCTCCTCCCACAACAACCATGTCTTCTATTACAACTGTTCCGTCTGTTGCAactataataaataatactatATTAAATACAACTACAGAAGGTGTAGCAACTACTATGGCATCTAATACTAATGTATATATGAAATCAATATTAACAAGAACGCCAATACCGGCCAATACTACACAAAACACTAGCATTGCAGACATAAATGCCTATTTACCTTACATCTGTTCAAATTCCTCAATAATTCCTCCAGATCCTAATAAAACTTACGGTCATTTTACGAAAAGAATTAACGTTCGTG caCCTATAACGAATATAATGGTAGAGGGTACGAATTGGATTCAGCCATGGGATATGCTATATCTTAATGTAACCTGTAAAGGTTCCGGACCTTTTTACAAGTGCCTCCAATTTCATCGTGAAAAATACAATGTTACAGGGAATGAAACGTGCGTCAATGGAATTCGCCTTCATTCTTGTAATTTTTCTATCAGACACTTTTTTTTGGAGCCCAGTGTGTAcacaatattaattataatgAATAACGATGTCAACAAGCAAATCTATCCTttgacaataaatatttataaag TACTAACGAAACCACAATTGTCGGTAATTGTTGTGCCCGTTACTTGTTCGCTCGCTGCTGTGGTACTCATTGTCTTTGGCTTTGCTTATTACGTACAAAGCAGAGCAAGATTTACGGTAGAAGTTGCAGATTTTGACTTTGGTCAGAATAATCCAGAGATGGAGTATAAAACATTTACAGAACGATTGCGAGGCTCGTTCAATAACGCCATAAGACCAGGAAACAATCGGATAAAT